One window of Staphylococcus chromogenes genomic DNA carries:
- a CDS encoding argininosuccinate synthase, giving the protein MNKQKVVLAYSGGLDTSVAVQWLIDQGYEVVACCLDVGEGKDLDVVYQKALDMGAVESHVIDATKEFSEDYVGYAIKGNLMYEQAYPLVSALSRPLISKKLVEIAHETQADAIAHGCTGKGNDQVRFEVAIKALDPKLKVIAPVREWGWSREEEIDYAKKHNIPVPIGKESPYSIDQNLWGRSNECGVLEDPFVAPPKDAFDLTNELEDTPDTPDELLITFHKGLPTHIDGQAFELDDLILHLNQVAGKHGIGRIDHIENRLVGIKSREVYETPGAEVILKAHKALESITLTKDVAHFKPIIEKQFAEQVYNGLWFSPLTDALKVFVDQTQEHVTGEVRVKLFKGHAIANGRKSDYTLYNEELATYTKEDAFNQSSAVGFIDIYGLPTKVNAMQNGGYQND; this is encoded by the coding sequence ATGAATAAACAAAAAGTTGTATTAGCATACTCAGGCGGTCTTGATACGAGCGTGGCCGTTCAATGGTTGATTGATCAAGGTTATGAAGTTGTCGCTTGCTGCTTAGATGTTGGCGAGGGCAAAGATTTAGATGTTGTCTATCAAAAAGCACTCGATATGGGAGCGGTCGAGTCACATGTGATTGATGCCACAAAAGAATTTAGTGAAGATTACGTCGGCTATGCGATTAAAGGTAATTTAATGTATGAACAAGCTTATCCTTTAGTTTCTGCTTTATCTCGTCCGTTAATTTCTAAAAAGCTTGTTGAAATCGCACATGAAACTCAAGCAGATGCCATTGCTCATGGTTGTACAGGTAAAGGAAATGACCAAGTTCGATTTGAAGTCGCTATTAAAGCATTAGACCCTAAACTTAAAGTGATCGCACCTGTAAGAGAATGGGGTTGGAGCCGTGAAGAAGAAATTGATTATGCAAAAAAACATAATATTCCTGTACCAATTGGAAAAGAATCACCTTATTCTATCGACCAAAACTTATGGGGACGTAGTAATGAATGCGGTGTATTAGAAGATCCATTTGTGGCACCTCCAAAAGATGCCTTTGACTTAACAAATGAGTTAGAAGATACACCAGACACACCTGATGAATTGCTTATAACATTTCATAAAGGTTTGCCAACACATATTGACGGCCAGGCTTTCGAATTAGATGATTTGATTCTACATTTAAATCAAGTCGCTGGGAAACATGGCATTGGACGTATTGACCATATTGAAAATAGATTAGTAGGTATTAAATCACGTGAAGTATATGAAACACCTGGTGCTGAAGTTATTTTAAAAGCGCATAAAGCTTTAGAGTCTATCACATTGACAAAAGACGTCGCGCATTTCAAACCTATCATCGAAAAGCAATTTGCTGAACAAGTGTACAATGGTCTATGGTTTTCTCCGTTAACAGATGCACTCAAAGTGTTTGTAGACCAAACGCAAGAACATGTCACTGGTGAAGTACGTGTCAAATTGTTCAAGGGTCATGCTATCGCCAATGGAAGAAAATCAGACTATACATTATATAATGAAGAACTTGCGACTTATACTAAGGAAGATGCATTTAATCAATCATCTGCTGTAGGATTTATCGATATTTATGGATTGCCTACTAAAGTTAACGCAATGCAAAATGGAGGGTATCAAAATGACTAA
- the argH gene encoding argininosuccinate lyase, with product MTKKAWGGRFEEKPEDWVDAFNASIHFDQTLIDEDIQGSIAHATMLSHKGILTENECQSIVQGLQEIQKDFHEGHIQFQASLEDIHLNIEHELITRIGAVGGKLHTGRSRNDQVATDMHLYTKKEVQNLIASIQSFQKTIVHLADEHVDTIMPGYTHLQRAQPISFAHHIMTYFWMLERDKGRFQDALKRIDISPLGAAALSGTTYPIDRHETQQLLGFASLYENSLDAVSDRDYIVETLHAISLTMVHLSRFAEEIIFWSSEEAQFVALSDAFSTGSSIMPQKKNPDMAELIRGKVGRTTGHLMSMLMTLKGLPLAYNKDMQEDKEGLFDALHTLKGSLRIFEGMLGSMTVNTERLTQTVQKDFSNATELADYLVMKGIPFREAHEIVGKIVLWSIQNDLYLLDVPLEVYQQHHASIEKDIYHYLHPSEAVKRRKSYGSTGQESVKHQISVAKTLI from the coding sequence ATGACTAAAAAAGCTTGGGGCGGTCGTTTTGAAGAGAAACCAGAAGATTGGGTCGATGCATTTAATGCATCGATTCACTTCGATCAAACATTAATTGATGAGGATATTCAAGGAAGTATTGCTCATGCAACGATGTTGAGTCATAAAGGGATACTTACTGAAAATGAATGCCAATCAATTGTCCAAGGTTTACAAGAGATTCAAAAGGATTTTCATGAGGGTCATATTCAATTTCAAGCCTCACTCGAAGATATCCATCTCAATATTGAACATGAGTTAATCACACGTATCGGGGCTGTTGGCGGAAAGTTACACACTGGCCGTAGCCGTAACGACCAAGTTGCGACGGATATGCACCTTTATACAAAAAAAGAAGTTCAAAATCTTATCGCATCCATTCAATCATTCCAAAAAACCATTGTTCATTTAGCAGACGAACACGTCGACACTATCATGCCTGGTTATACGCATTTGCAACGTGCTCAGCCTATTTCCTTTGCACATCATATTATGACGTATTTTTGGATGTTGGAGCGCGATAAAGGACGTTTTCAGGATGCATTGAAGCGGATTGATATTTCTCCCCTCGGTGCGGCGGCATTAAGTGGAACAACTTATCCTATTGATCGCCATGAAACACAACAGTTATTAGGTTTTGCTTCGTTATACGAAAACAGTTTAGATGCGGTGAGTGACCGAGATTATATTGTTGAAACATTACATGCGATAAGTCTGACAATGGTTCATTTATCCCGTTTCGCTGAAGAGATTATCTTTTGGTCCTCAGAAGAAGCTCAATTTGTGGCATTATCAGATGCCTTTTCTACAGGTTCATCCATCATGCCTCAGAAAAAAAATCCTGACATGGCTGAATTGATTCGTGGTAAAGTCGGTCGAACAACCGGACATTTAATGAGCATGTTGATGACATTGAAAGGGCTGCCTCTTGCCTATAATAAAGATATGCAAGAAGATAAAGAAGGCCTATTTGATGCCCTTCATACATTGAAAGGCTCCTTGCGTATTTTTGAGGGCATGTTAGGTAGTATGACTGTAAACACTGAGCGATTAACCCAAACTGTTCAAAAAGATTTTTCAAATGCCACAGAATTGGCAGACTACCTTGTAATGAAAGGCATCCCTTTTAGAGAAGCTCATGAAATTGTTGGGAAAATTGTATTATGGTCCATTCAAAATGATCTTTATTTATTAGATGTCCCTCTTGAAGTCTATCAACAACATCATGCTTCTATTGAGAAAGATATCTATCATTATCTTCATCCATCAGAAGCGGTCAAACGTCGTAAAAGCTATGGTTCTACTGGTCAAGAGTCCGTAAAACATCAAATCTCTGTTGCAAAAACATTAATTTAA
- a CDS encoding glycerophosphodiester phosphodiesterase gives MKHSKVLLSTGLATSLILGGVTMPQQANAGSVQSASQHQQATPLSPSVHNVLNKKHVTIGHRGASGYAPEHTIPSYDKSINEMGSDFLEIDLQMTKDGHLIAMHDETVDRTTNGTGRVDQYTLAQLKKLDAGSWFNKAHPEYKNPKYVGQKVLTLDEIFQRYGTRTNYYIETKSPEVYPGMEEKLLQTMHKYGLDKKNQLTNGKVVIQSFSQASLQKTHRLNPYIPLIQLTDLGQLQTMTEKDLQNVKSYAVGIGPDYHDLNAKNTKHLRELGFYIHPYTVNTLADMKRLNKYGVTGVFTNYPDVYSQLIK, from the coding sequence ATGAAGCATTCCAAAGTTTTACTTTCTACAGGTTTAGCGACATCTTTAATTTTAGGTGGTGTGACAATGCCTCAACAAGCAAATGCCGGTTCAGTACAAAGTGCCTCACAACACCAACAAGCAACACCTCTATCTCCAAGTGTACATAATGTTTTAAACAAAAAACATGTCACGATTGGTCATCGTGGCGCTAGCGGATATGCCCCTGAACATACTATCCCTTCTTACGATAAAAGCATTAATGAAATGGGTTCTGACTTTTTAGAAATTGATTTACAAATGACGAAAGACGGCCACCTCATTGCGATGCATGATGAAACTGTCGACCGCACAACGAACGGTACAGGTCGTGTAGATCAATATACCCTCGCACAACTCAAAAAATTGGACGCCGGTTCTTGGTTTAATAAAGCGCACCCTGAATACAAAAATCCTAAATACGTTGGACAAAAAGTACTAACACTCGATGAAATCTTCCAACGTTATGGTACACGGACTAACTATTACATCGAAACGAAATCACCAGAAGTTTATCCTGGCATGGAAGAAAAATTACTGCAAACAATGCATAAATATGGATTGGATAAGAAAAACCAACTTACGAATGGGAAAGTCGTCATTCAGTCCTTCTCACAAGCAAGCTTACAAAAAACACACCGTTTAAATCCTTATATCCCTTTAATTCAATTGACTGATTTAGGTCAATTGCAAACAATGACTGAAAAAGATTTACAAAATGTGAAAAGTTATGCTGTCGGCATTGGACCAGATTATCATGATTTAAATGCGAAAAACACAAAGCACTTAAGAGAACTCGGCTTTTACATTCATCCTTATACAGTGAATACGCTCGCTGATATGAAGCGATTAAACAAATATGGCGTAACAGGAGTTTTCACGAATTACCCTGATGTATATAGTCAACTTATTAAATAA
- a CDS encoding Glu/Leu/Phe/Val family dehydrogenase gives MAEKNNLVTSTQGIIKEAMHKLGFDDGMYELIKEPLRFLTVRIPVKMDDGTVKTFTGYRAQHNDAVGPTKGGVRFHPDVDEEEVKALSMWMTLKCGIVNLPYGGGKGGIVCDPRQMSIHEVERLSRGYVRAISQIVGPTKDIPAPDVFTNSQIMAWMMDEYSQMDEFNSPGFITGKPIVLGGSQGRDRSTALGVVIAIEEAAKRRSKTIKGSRIVIQGFGNAGSFLAKFLYDQGAKIVGISDAYGALHDPEGLDIDYLLDRRDSFGTVTNLFEDTISNKELFELDCDILVPAAIANQITEDNAHDIKAEIVVEAANGPTTPEATKILTDRGVLLVPDVLASAGGVTVSYFEWVQNNTGYYWTEEEVNEKLREKLVSAFDTIYNLSQNRKIDMRLAAYIVGIKRTAEAARYRGWA, from the coding sequence ATGGCTGAAAAAAATAATCTAGTGACGTCAACTCAAGGTATCATCAAAGAAGCGATGCACAAATTAGGTTTCGATGATGGTATGTATGAGTTAATTAAAGAACCATTACGATTTTTAACTGTTCGAATTCCAGTTAAAATGGATGACGGTACAGTAAAAACGTTTACAGGATATCGTGCGCAACATAATGATGCGGTTGGACCAACTAAAGGTGGGGTACGTTTTCATCCAGATGTTGATGAAGAAGAAGTAAAAGCGTTATCTATGTGGATGACATTAAAATGCGGTATTGTGAACTTACCTTATGGTGGCGGTAAAGGGGGAATTGTGTGTGACCCTCGTCAAATGAGCATCCATGAAGTAGAACGTCTGTCTAGAGGGTATGTACGTGCAATCTCACAAATCGTTGGGCCAACAAAAGACATCCCGGCGCCGGATGTTTTTACAAATTCTCAAATTATGGCTTGGATGATGGATGAATACAGCCAAATGGATGAATTTAACTCACCAGGTTTTATTACAGGTAAACCAATTGTCCTTGGGGGTTCACAAGGGCGTGACCGTTCTACAGCATTAGGTGTTGTTATCGCAATTGAAGAAGCAGCAAAACGCCGTAGTAAAACGATTAAAGGTTCTCGTATTGTGATTCAAGGGTTTGGTAACGCAGGTAGTTTCCTTGCGAAATTCTTATATGATCAAGGCGCTAAAATTGTAGGGATTTCAGATGCATACGGTGCATTACATGATCCTGAAGGCCTAGATATTGATTATTTATTAGATCGTCGTGATAGTTTTGGTACAGTAACGAACTTATTTGAAGATACGATTTCTAATAAAGAATTATTCGAACTAGACTGTGATATTTTAGTACCAGCAGCCATTGCGAACCAAATTACAGAAGATAATGCACACGATATTAAAGCTGAAATTGTTGTCGAAGCTGCAAATGGACCGACAACTCCTGAAGCAACAAAAATTTTAACAGATCGTGGTGTACTGCTTGTTCCTGACGTATTAGCCAGCGCAGGGGGCGTAACCGTTTCTTATTTTGAATGGGTACAAAATAATACAGGCTACTACTGGACAGAAGAAGAAGTTAACGAAAAATTACGTGAAAAATTAGTCAGTGCCTTCGATACGATTTACAATCTTTCTCAAAATCGTAAAATCGACATGCGTTTAGCAGCATATATCGTTGGTATTAAACGTACAGCAGAAGCAGCACGTTATCGTGGTTGGGCGTAA
- a CDS encoding ornithine--oxo-acid transaminase, which produces MTTKSEQIIELTNHYGAHNYLPLPIVISEAEGVWVKDPEGNKYMDMLAAYSAVNQGHRHPKIIQALKDQADKVTLVSRAFHSANLGEWYEKICKLSGKEKALPMNTGAEAVETALKAARRWAYDVKGIKPNDAEIVAMVGNFHGRTMAPVSLSSEKEYQRGYGPLLEGFTNVEFGNIEQLKEVINENTAAVLIEPIQGEAGINIPPEGYLKQVRELCDEHNVLFIADEIQAGLGRTGKLFATDWDEVKPDVYILGKALGGGVFPISVVLADKEVLDVFTPGSHGSTFGGNPLACAASIAALDVIVDEDLPGRSQELGEYFKKALLEIDHPSIKEVRGRGLFIGVELHENARPYCERLKEEGILCKETHDTVIRFAPPLIITKEELDFAIDKVKKVFSEA; this is translated from the coding sequence GTGACAACAAAATCAGAACAAATTATTGAATTAACAAATCATTATGGGGCGCATAACTATTTACCACTACCAATTGTCATTTCGGAAGCAGAGGGTGTCTGGGTGAAAGACCCTGAAGGCAACAAATATATGGATATGCTTGCTGCTTATTCTGCAGTGAACCAAGGACATAGACATCCTAAAATCATTCAAGCATTAAAAGATCAAGCAGACAAAGTGACGCTTGTTTCCCGTGCCTTCCATAGCGCAAACTTAGGGGAATGGTATGAAAAAATTTGTAAACTGTCTGGTAAAGAAAAAGCATTACCAATGAATACAGGAGCAGAAGCGGTAGAAACGGCTTTAAAAGCAGCACGTCGTTGGGCGTATGATGTCAAAGGAATTAAGCCGAATGATGCTGAAATTGTGGCAATGGTAGGTAACTTCCATGGACGTACGATGGCACCTGTCTCACTCTCTTCCGAAAAAGAGTATCAACGTGGATATGGTCCTTTATTAGAAGGGTTTACAAATGTTGAATTCGGCAACATTGAACAATTAAAAGAAGTTATCAATGAAAATACTGCTGCGGTTTTAATTGAGCCAATCCAAGGGGAAGCCGGCATTAATATACCACCTGAAGGTTACTTAAAACAAGTGCGTGAGTTATGTGATGAGCATAATGTCTTATTTATTGCTGACGAGATTCAAGCAGGATTAGGGCGCACAGGAAAACTATTTGCCACAGATTGGGATGAGGTTAAACCAGATGTTTATATTTTAGGAAAAGCTTTAGGTGGCGGTGTCTTCCCAATTTCTGTGGTACTTGCGGATAAAGAGGTACTTGATGTATTTACACCTGGCTCTCACGGATCAACTTTTGGAGGCAATCCACTTGCATGTGCGGCGTCTATTGCAGCATTAGATGTGATTGTTGACGAAGACTTACCAGGACGCTCTCAAGAACTTGGCGAATATTTCAAAAAAGCATTACTTGAAATAGATCACCCATCGATTAAAGAAGTACGTGGCCGTGGGTTATTTATTGGTGTTGAATTACATGAAAATGCACGTCCATATTGCGAACGCTTAAAAGAAGAGGGTATTTTATGTAAAGAAACACATGATACAGTTATTCGTTTCGCACCTCCATTAATCATTACGAAAGAAGAACTAGATTTTGCAATTGATAAAGTGAAAAAGGTTTTTTCTGAGGCCTAA
- the pruA gene encoding L-glutamate gamma-semialdehyde dehydrogenase — protein sequence MIPYQHEPFTDFTKEENREAYFRALEKVERELGQEYPLIIGGERVYTDDKTRVYNPSNREETIGYVSKASKEHAQKALEAAKEAFKTWRNVDPKVRANILFRAAELTRKRKHEFSALLSKEGGKPWKEADADTAEAIDFMEYYGRQMLELKDGKKVNSRPGEYNQFDYLPIGVSVVISPWNFAYAIMAGTTAAPVVTGNTVLLKPSSNTPIISYKFMEVLEEAGLPKGVVNWIPGSSSEIGDFLIENKDVGLISFTGSKNVGKEIIQKAAVIQEGQNHIKRVIAEMGGKDAIIVDNEADLQVATDAIVYSAFGFSGQKCSACSRVIAHQDIYDELLERVKTETEKIKVGNAADPDTYVGPVIDQKSLDKIKKYIEIGKEEGRIVTGGNTDEEKGNFVHPTVIADLDPNSRIMQEEIFGPVVGFSKVKDFDEAIDVANDTEYGLTGAVISNNRMKLEQARRDFMVGNLYFNRGCTGAVVGYQPFGGFKMSGTDSKAGGPDYLVLHMQGRTVSEHL from the coding sequence ATGATTCCATATCAACACGAACCATTTACAGATTTTACGAAAGAGGAGAACCGCGAAGCTTATTTTCGTGCATTAGAAAAAGTTGAGCGCGAATTAGGTCAAGAGTATCCATTAATTATTGGTGGAGAACGCGTCTATACAGATGATAAAACACGTGTGTATAACCCTTCAAATCGTGAAGAAACAATTGGTTATGTCTCTAAAGCATCAAAAGAACATGCTCAAAAAGCATTAGAAGCAGCTAAAGAAGCGTTTAAAACATGGAGAAATGTAGATCCAAAAGTACGTGCGAATATTTTATTCCGTGCTGCCGAATTAACACGTAAACGTAAACATGAATTTTCAGCGCTATTATCTAAAGAAGGCGGAAAACCATGGAAAGAGGCAGATGCAGATACTGCAGAAGCTATTGATTTTATGGAATATTATGGTCGTCAAATGCTCGAATTAAAAGACGGTAAAAAAGTAAATAGCCGACCAGGAGAATATAATCAATTCGATTATCTTCCAATTGGTGTAAGTGTGGTCATTTCACCATGGAACTTTGCTTATGCGATTATGGCAGGAACAACTGCAGCACCAGTAGTAACAGGTAATACAGTATTATTAAAACCTTCTTCAAATACACCAATTATTTCTTATAAATTTATGGAAGTGCTTGAAGAAGCAGGATTACCTAAAGGGGTAGTCAACTGGATTCCGGGCTCATCAAGTGAAATTGGTGACTTCTTAATTGAAAATAAAGACGTGGGCTTAATTTCATTTACAGGTTCTAAAAATGTAGGTAAAGAAATTATTCAAAAAGCGGCAGTGATTCAAGAAGGACAAAATCATATCAAACGTGTCATTGCTGAAATGGGCGGTAAAGATGCGATTATCGTTGATAATGAAGCAGATTTACAAGTGGCAACTGATGCGATTGTGTACTCAGCATTTGGCTTCTCTGGGCAAAAATGTTCTGCATGTTCACGCGTCATTGCACACCAAGACATTTATGATGAATTGTTAGAGCGCGTTAAAACTGAAACTGAAAAAATTAAAGTCGGCAATGCAGCTGATCCAGACACATATGTAGGTCCAGTTATTGACCAAAAATCACTAGATAAAATTAAAAAATACATTGAAATTGGTAAAGAAGAAGGTCGCATTGTAACTGGTGGTAACACTGACGAAGAAAAAGGAAACTTTGTGCATCCAACAGTTATTGCTGATTTAGATCCAAATTCACGCATTATGCAAGAAGAAATTTTCGGACCTGTCGTTGGTTTCTCAAAAGTGAAAGATTTCGATGAAGCTATCGATGTGGCGAATGACACTGAATATGGTTTAACAGGTGCAGTTATCTCAAACAACCGTATGAAGTTAGAGCAAGCGCGTCGTGACTTTATGGTGGGTAACTTGTACTTCAACCGTGGCTGTACAGGCGCTGTTGTTGGATATCAACCATTTGGTGGGTTCAAAATGTCAGGTACAGATTCTAAAGCGGGTGGACCAGATTATTTAGTACTTCATATGCAAGGACGTACAGTGTCTGAACATTTATAA
- the ygs gene encoding S1 domain-containing post-transcriptional regulator Ygs, translated as MKKQYRVGQHIKVRVTGIQPYGAFVETPDNTEGLIHISEVMDDYVHNLKKLLSQGQTVKAKIISIDESGKLNLSLKDNDYFKNYERKKEKRSVLDEIKETETYGFQTLKERLPYWVKQSKRQMQDEAD; from the coding sequence TTGAAAAAACAGTATCGTGTTGGTCAACACATAAAAGTACGTGTGACTGGTATTCAACCCTACGGTGCTTTCGTTGAAACCCCTGACAATACTGAAGGACTTATTCATATTTCAGAAGTTATGGATGATTATGTGCATAATTTAAAAAAACTTTTATCGCAAGGACAAACGGTAAAGGCGAAAATCATTTCAATTGATGAATCAGGTAAACTGAATTTGTCTTTAAAAGACAATGATTACTTTAAAAATTATGAGCGTAAAAAGGAAAAACGTTCAGTATTGGACGAAATTAAAGAGACCGAAACATATGGGTTTCAAACTTTAAAAGAACGCTTGCCATATTGGGTGAAACAGTCAAAGCGACAAATGCAAGACGAAGCCGATTAA
- a CDS encoding FmdB family zinc ribbon protein produces the protein MPNYTYTCATCGSFTLRQSMNISHEVATCPTCQSTAKREFTAFQTYKMDANLKQRIEKGQNPRVVKKEALPAKRKTPTSTQRPWVAGHS, from the coding sequence ATGCCAAACTATACTTATACATGCGCCACGTGTGGGTCGTTTACATTGCGTCAATCGATGAATATTTCTCACGAAGTAGCGACATGCCCAACTTGTCAGTCTACTGCAAAGCGTGAATTTACGGCCTTTCAAACGTATAAAATGGATGCAAATTTAAAACAACGCATTGAAAAAGGACAAAATCCAAGAGTGGTCAAAAAGGAAGCGTTACCAGCTAAAAGAAAAACTCCCACTTCTACACAACGTCCTTGGGTAGCGGGTCATTCATAG
- the fmdA gene encoding formamidase: MPKKLFSIDLNKKMDQQAYPGHNRWHPDIPAAFSVEPGESFRMECLDWTDGQIANNDDPSDIKQVNLNRVHVLSGPVYVNGVKPGDLLVVDILDIGTFPEHEWGFNGIFDKTNGGSFLVDHYPHAQKSIWDFNGIYATSRHVPGVEFAGIIHPGLIGVAPSQEMLDEWNKREKALVDTDPNREPVLANLPTEDAAVLGTLKGKEFQRVAKEGARTVPPRENGGNCDIKNLSKGSRIYFPVFVDGAKLSVGDLHFSQGDGEITFCGGIEMPGWIELRVNVIKNGMEKYSIKKNPAFNPGPVMPNYSDYIVFEGISVNEFTGKQTYLDANTAYRNACLNAIEFLKTRGFTGEQAFMLLGTAPIQGTVAGIVDVPNACCTIAIPREIFKKGVLPEMDED; the protein is encoded by the coding sequence GTGCCCAAAAAATTATTTAGCATTGATTTGAATAAGAAAATGGACCAACAAGCATATCCGGGACACAATCGCTGGCATCCCGATATACCTGCTGCATTTTCAGTGGAACCAGGAGAGTCGTTTCGTATGGAATGTCTAGATTGGACAGATGGACAAATTGCAAATAATGATGACCCAAGTGACATTAAACAGGTTAACTTAAACCGTGTACATGTATTGAGTGGCCCAGTCTATGTTAATGGCGTTAAACCAGGGGACTTACTTGTCGTTGATATTTTAGATATCGGCACATTTCCTGAACACGAATGGGGATTCAATGGCATTTTCGATAAAACTAATGGCGGTAGTTTTTTAGTTGACCATTATCCACATGCACAAAAATCAATCTGGGATTTTAATGGAATATATGCGACGAGTCGACACGTCCCAGGAGTTGAGTTTGCTGGAATTATTCATCCTGGATTAATCGGTGTAGCGCCTTCTCAAGAAATGTTAGATGAATGGAATAAACGAGAAAAAGCACTCGTAGATACTGATCCTAATCGTGAGCCTGTTTTAGCGAATTTACCTACAGAAGACGCCGCAGTATTAGGCACATTAAAAGGAAAAGAGTTTCAACGTGTGGCAAAAGAAGGCGCACGTACGGTACCTCCACGTGAAAATGGAGGAAACTGTGACATTAAGAATTTATCCAAAGGATCTAGAATCTATTTTCCAGTATTTGTAGACGGCGCAAAACTATCTGTAGGAGATTTACATTTTTCTCAAGGAGATGGGGAGATTACATTTTGCGGCGGAATTGAAATGCCCGGATGGATAGAATTGCGAGTCAATGTGATTAAAAATGGAATGGAAAAATATAGTATTAAGAAAAATCCAGCCTTTAATCCAGGGCCTGTTATGCCAAATTACAGTGATTATATCGTGTTTGAAGGGATCTCTGTGAATGAATTTACAGGTAAACAAACGTATCTGGATGCTAATACAGCATACAGAAATGCATGTTTAAATGCGATAGAATTTTTGAAAACGAGAGGTTTTACCGGTGAACAGGCGTTTATGTTGTTAGGAACTGCGCCAATTCAAGGAACCGTCGCGGGTATTGTTGATGTGCCGAATGCTTGCTGTACAATTGCAATTCCACGAGAAATTTTTAAAAAAGGTGTATTACCAGAAATGGATGAAGATTAA
- a CDS encoding DUF1871 family protein — MANNDLNIALYQLLSEWNPMHFEDKTLGDAEVYEMMDAVHQLGSPSDIAHAFQDIYQFSFDEKLSYDACLQKATEAVQLQQQCDIPS; from the coding sequence ATGGCGAACAACGATTTGAATATAGCGCTTTATCAATTACTATCCGAATGGAATCCGATGCATTTTGAAGATAAAACATTAGGAGATGCTGAAGTTTATGAAATGATGGATGCTGTACATCAACTGGGCTCACCTAGTGATATTGCCCATGCATTTCAAGACATATATCAATTTTCTTTTGACGAAAAACTCTCTTATGACGCTTGTCTGCAAAAAGCTACGGAAGCTGTACAATTACAACAACAATGCGATATTCCTTCTTAG
- a CDS encoding peptidylprolyl isomerase, with the protein MTNYPQLTKEIQKNEIKAVMHTNMGDMTLKLFPEIAPKTVKNFVELSKQGYYNGITFHRVINDFMIQGGDPSGTGMGGESIYGGPFEDEFSMEAFNLYGALSMANAGPGTNGSQFFIVQMKELPAQMLNQLQDGGWPKEIAEAYREKGGTPWLDQKHTVFGQLIEGEKTLEDIANVKVGPGDKPAYDVVIESIDIEDEPTA; encoded by the coding sequence ATGACGAACTATCCGCAATTGACAAAAGAAATTCAAAAAAACGAAATAAAAGCAGTCATGCATACAAATATGGGAGATATGACTTTAAAATTATTCCCTGAGATTGCACCTAAAACGGTGAAAAACTTTGTTGAGCTTTCTAAACAAGGGTATTATAACGGGATTACTTTCCACCGTGTCATTAATGATTTTATGATTCAAGGCGGTGACCCTTCAGGAACTGGAATGGGTGGAGAAAGTATTTATGGCGGACCATTTGAAGATGAATTTTCAATGGAAGCTTTCAATTTGTATGGCGCACTTTCTATGGCTAATGCTGGACCGGGAACAAATGGATCTCAATTTTTCATTGTCCAAATGAAAGAACTTCCAGCTCAAATGCTCAATCAGTTACAAGATGGTGGATGGCCAAAAGAAATCGCAGAAGCGTATCGTGAAAAAGGTGGCACACCATGGTTGGATCAAAAGCATACCGTGTTTGGTCAATTAATCGAAGGTGAAAAGACATTAGAAGATATTGCCAATGTTAAAGTGGGCCCTGGAGACAAACCAGCCTACGATGTTGTCATTGAATCAATTGATATCGAAGACGAACCTACTGCATAA
- a CDS encoding kinase-associated lipoprotein B, with amino-acid sequence MRYRFAHKTGVYGVEIVEESNDQVLVKVMQVIKHPKQGDLHHPNEVEGVFFHERKALSLYEKRFTTKSKLKPFEDEIMPYTDSLQQAITTLENKLNTSDTPFNQQSLACLEALKTDYARQYKINFD; translated from the coding sequence ATGCGCTATCGATTCGCTCATAAAACAGGCGTTTATGGTGTAGAAATTGTAGAAGAATCGAACGACCAAGTTCTCGTCAAAGTGATGCAAGTCATTAAACATCCCAAACAAGGAGATCTTCATCATCCTAATGAAGTTGAAGGCGTCTTTTTTCATGAACGGAAAGCGTTGAGTTTATACGAAAAACGTTTTACGACAAAAAGTAAATTAAAACCTTTTGAAGATGAAATTATGCCTTATACTGATTCTTTACAACAAGCGATCACAACGCTAGAAAATAAACTCAACACTTCGGATACACCATTCAACCAACAATCTCTTGCTTGTTTAGAAGCACTAAAAACAGATTATGCACGCCAATATAAAATAAATTTTGACTAA